The following coding sequences are from one Saccharomyces cerevisiae S288C chromosome X, complete sequence window:
- the MPS3 gene encoding Mps3p (Nuclear envelope protein; required for SPB insertion, SPB duplication, Kar5p localization near the SPB and nuclear fusion; interacts with Mps2p to tether half-bridge to core SPB; N-terminal acetylation by Eco1p regulates its role in nuclear organization; localizes to the SPB half bridge and telomeres during meiosis; required with Ndj1p and Csm4p for meiotic bouquet formation and telomere-led rapid prophase movement; member of the SUN protein family (Sad1-UNC-84 homology)), whose translation MNNSNEHRREEAGAANEQMPYNKAVKSAYADVLKDKMNREQEISLRAIKKGIYTDGGETDNYDMDKENDSAYEMFKKNLDFPLDQHNDDDDDDPYIEDNGQETDGYSDEDYTDEADKSFIEDSDSDSYDLESNSDFEENLESSGEAKKLKWRTYIFYGGLFFVFYFFGSFLMTTVKNNDLESHSSGATSSPGKSFSNLQKQVNHLYSELSKRDEKHSSELDKTVKIIVSQFEKNIKRLLPSNLVNFENDINSLTKQVETISTSMSELQRRNHKFTVENVTQWQDQLVKQLDTHLPQEIPVVINNSSSLLIIPELHNYLSALISDVIESPGIGTAGSAESRWEYDLNRYVKEILSNELQYIDKDYFIQEMNRRLQSNKQEIWEEITNRLETQQQQQQQQVQQDYSNVPQQYSSILMKRLIHQIYNSNQHQWEDDLDFATYVQGTKLLNHLTSPTWRQGSGVQPIELLTDSKQSSSTYWQCENEPGCSWAIRFKTPLYLTKISYMHGRFTNNLHIMNSAPRLISLYVKLSQTKEIKALQTLANQYGFGQHHKRDRNYIKIAKFEYRLTDSRIRQQMYLPPWFIQLKPLVRSIVFQVDENYGNKKFISLRKFIINGVTPQDLQIIENNEFPVLLGDTPEYGVTQNTDEGKRKVLLSKPPYASSSTSTKFHPASNVPSFGQDELDQ comes from the coding sequence ATGAATAACTCAAATGAGCATAGGCGGGAAGAGGCAGGAGCGGCTAATGAACAAATGCCTTACAATAAGGCTGTAAAGTCCGCGTATGCAGATGTCCTCAAGGACAAAATGAATAGGGAACAGGAGATTAGCCTACGAGCCATCAAAAAAGGGATATACACCGATGGCGGTGAAACTGACAACTATGATATGGATAAAGAGAATGATTCCGCGTACGaaatgttcaaaaaaaatcttgattTTCCGTTAGACCAACATaatgatgacgacgatgatgatCCGTACATTGAGGATAATGGACAAGAGACCGACGGATATAGCGACGAGGACTATACAGATGAGGCAGACAAGAGTTTTATAGAAGACAGCGATTCCGACAGCTACGATTTGGAAAGTAATTCTGACTTTGAAGAGAACTTGGAAAGTTCAGGTGAAGCTAAGAAGTTGAAGTGGCGGACGTACATTTTCTATGGAGGCCTTTTCTTcgttttttatttttttggatcTTTTTTGATGACAACCgtgaaaaataatgatttaGAAAGCCATTCATCCGGCGCTACATCCTCTCCAGGCAAATCATTCAGCAACCTACAAAAACAGGTGAATCATTTATATAGTGAGTTGAGTAAGCGGGACGAAAAGCACAGTTCAGAATTGGATAAAACAGTAAAAATCATTGTCTctcaatttgaaaagaatattaaaaGACTTTTACCCTCAAATTTggttaattttgaaaatgacaTTAACTCGCTGACAAAACAGGTTGAGACAATTTCAACTTCCATGAGTGAGTTACAGAGGCGAAATCACAAATTTACGGTCGAGAATGTTACTCAATGGCAAGATCAACTGGTAAAACAGTTGGATACACACCTCCCTCAAGAAATACCCGTTGTAATTAATAATTCTTCGTCGCTTTTAATAATCCCTGAATTGCACAATTATTTGAGTGCTTTGATTTCAGACGTTATTGAGTCTCCAGGCATTGGTACTGCTGGAAGCGCTGAAAGTCGTTGGGAGTATGATTTGAATCGCTATGTAAAGGAAATTCTTTCGAATGAGTTGCAATATATCGATAAGGATTATTTCATCCAAGAAATGAACAGAAGGTTGCAATCTAACAAACAGGAGATTTGGGAAGAGATCACAAATAGGTTAGAGAcacagcagcagcagcagcagcagcaggTTCAACAGGATTATTCTAACGTGCCACAGCAGTATTCGAGCatattaatgaaaagattaaTTCACCAAATTTACAATTCCAATCAACACCAATGGGAGGACGATTTAGATTTTGCTACTTATGTTCAAGGTACTAAACTATTGAACCATTTAACTTCACCAACCTGGAGACAGGGCAGTGGGGTACAGCCGATAGAATTACTGACCGACTCCAAACAAAGCTCCTCAACTTACTGGCAATGTGAGAACGAACCTGGGTGTTCATGGGCCATAAGGTTTAAAACTCCTTTGTATCTAACCAAAATTTCGTACATGCATGGCCGTTTTACTAATAACCTACATATAATGAACTCAGCACCAAGACTGATCTCATTATATGTAAAACTGTCACAGACTAAAGAGATCAAAGCATTGCAGACATTGGCAAATCAATACGGTTTCGGGCAGCATCACAAGAGAGACCGAAATTACATCAAGATCGCAAAATTTGAGTACAGGTTGACAGATTCTAGAATACGCCAACAAATGTATCTGCCCCCATGGTTCATTCAGTTAAAACCACTCGTACGCTCAATTGTCTTTCAAGTGGACGAGAACTACGGGAACAAAAAGTTCATATCTCTGAGGAAATTTATCATCAACGGAGTGACACCGCAGGATTTGCaaataattgaaaataacGAGTTCCCTGTTTTACTGGGTGACACCCCAGAATATGGTGTCACTCAGAACACCGACGAAGGCAAGAGGAAAGTTCTCCTATCAAAGCCTCCTTACGCGTCTTCATCTACTAGTACCAAGTTTCATCCCGCTTCTAACGTCCCATCATTTGGCCAAGATGAGCTAGATCAATAA
- the TPH3 gene encoding Tph3p (hypothetical protein; GFP-fusion protein localizes to the cytoplasm; contains two adjacent PH-like domains; conserved in closely related Saccharomyces species): MGILDSLKKPVNIKSSLPKFSRSATSINLSSHPVSSRSFLELPPELFSITKPIFKLLQAHANKIYFQSSDAEAVWNVKDSSGHVFEAESISLLGSHIIITNSSVQVADVAIIDSPSNINQCEISSVGEFLQFNNGQLSITCNDFGLLEKFKRLCMISIFEFISIYKALTGTVISSYGLRMSDMHIILNSPFNFKDWCEVYLDGQGWVKVWCHIDKVSKTNNSKSSSDNDAKGKYQIRFYRDDKSTSSKNCVFFIPDNEYVQDIFFYNINAAEPSKNMNDFFQGLQMIKLVGNVRFCSDTDFNDVVDSGSIYSSANNGSGDSSSTALNNESPNTTPKSRTFFSPKGHRRNSSHVSSLTSRSTKKPITNFTTRTNGLLIRPLPHHGVHHLEAMIRFIIPLMDCARLYGRPVQFKTERTDINSLMFGLPKLPSVDYFAEEEIAHLMTQEFNPLKEKDTDDTMALTMSRFSSYLQERMTKVSKRNTELNFRTFSDVMGMYNTTRDHSKLNCMSDKDNSVKEFSLSDKSNVSSETTNMMNQLQVNAHEYKSSMCERPIVASTSPIA; the protein is encoded by the coding sequence atggGCATTTTGGACTCGCTGAAAAAACCTGTTAATATCAAGAGTTCGCTCCCCAAATTCTCCCGCAGTGCTACCAGCATCAATTTAAGTAGCCACCCAGTAAGTTCACGGTCCTTCCTCGAATTACCACCAGAGCTTTTCAGCATCACTAAACCTATATTTAAGCTTCTGCAAGCACACGCAAATAAGATTTACTTCCAATCTTCCGACGCTGAGGCTGTATGGAATGTTAAGGATTCTTCTGGACATGTTTTTGAAGCAGAGTCAATTTCTTTGCTCGGCTCTCATATAATTATCACAAATTCCTCTGTACAAGTCGCAGACGTGGCCATCATAGATTCCCCTTCCAACATAAACCAATGTGAAATTTCAAGCGTTGGAGAGTTCCTGCAATTCAATAATGGCCAACTATCTATCACATGTAACGATTTTGGTTTACTGGAGAAGTTCAAAAGGTTGTGTATGATTTCTATTTTTGAGTTCATTTCTATATATAAGGCCTTGACAGGCACAGTGATTTCCTCTTATGGGCTGAGAATGTCTGATATGCATATCATTTTGAACTCGCCGTTCAATTTTAAGGATTGGTGTGAAGTTTATCTTGATGGTCAAGGTTGGGTGAAAGTGTGGTGTCATATTGATAAAGTGTCTAAAACCAATAATTCTAAAAGTAGTAGTGACAATGATGCTAAAGGAAAGTATCAAATACGGTTTTATAGAGATGACAAATCCACATCTAGCAAGAACTgcgttttttttattcctgACAATGAGTACGTTcaagatattttcttttataacATCAATGCGGCAGAACCTTCTAAAAATATGAACGACTTTTTTCAAGGGTTGCAAATGATAAAGCTCGTTGGTAATGTACGCTTTTGCAGTGATACGGACTTTAATGATGTGGTGGATAGTGGATCCATCTATAGTAGTGCAAACAACGGCAGTGGTGACAGCAGCTCGACAGCATTGAATAATGAAAGTCCTAACACTACACCAAAAAGTagaactttcttttcacctAAAGGGCACAGAAGAAATAGCTCCCATGTAAGTTCGTTAACTTCTAGATCAACAAAAAAGCCTATAACTAACTTCACTACACGTACAAATGGGCTTTTGATTAGGCCATTGCCCCATCATGGCGTACATCACCTGGAAGCAATGATCAGGTTCATTATTCCTTTGATGGATTGTGCAAGACTTTATGGGCGTCCAGTTCAATTCAAGACAGAAAGAACCGATATAAATTCGTTAATGTTTGGATTACCTAAATTGCCCTCAGTGGATTATTTTGCTGAAGAGGAGATTGCCCATTTGATGACCCAGGAATTTAAtcctttgaaagaaaaagatactGACGATACTATGGCTTTAACTATGTCAAGATTTTCTAGCTACCTGCAAGAAAGAATGACAAAAGTCTCCAAGAGAAACACAGAACTCAACTTCAGGACCTTTAGTGATGTAATGGGCATGTATAATACTACGAGGGATCACTCTAAACTTAATTGCATGAGTGACAAGGATAATTCTGTGAAGGAATTTTCATTGAGTGATAAAAGCAATGTTAGTTCTGAAACGACTAATATGATGAATCAATTGCAAGTAAACGCCCATGAATACAAAAGTTCTATGTGCGAACGTCCTATCGTCGCAAGTACTTCGCCCATTGCATAG
- the CCT3 gene encoding chaperonin-containing T-complex subunit CCT3 (Subunit of the cytosolic chaperonin Cct ring complex; related to Tcp1p, required for the assembly of actin and tubulins in vivo; capable of binding Q/N rich proteins and mediating their folding): protein MQAPVVFMNASQERTTGRQAQISNITAAKAVADVIRTCLGPKAMLKMLLDPMGGLVLTNDGHAILREIDVAHPAAKSMLELSRTQDEEVGDGTTTVIILAGEILAQCAPYLIEKNIHPVIIIQALKKALTDALEVIKQVSKPVDVENDAAMKKLIQASIGTKYVIHWSEKMCELALDAVKTVRKDLGQTVEGEPNFEIDIKRYVRVEKIPGGDVLDSRVLKGVLLNKDVVHPKMSRHIENPRVVLLDCPLEYKKGESQTNIEIEKEEDWNRILQIEEEQVQLMCEQILAVRPTLVITEKGVSDLAQHYLLKGGCSVLRRVKKSDNNRIARVTGATIVNRVEDLKESDVGTNCGLFKVEMIGDEYFSFLDNCKEPKACTIMLRGGSKDILNEIDRNLQDAMAVARNVMLSPSLSPGGGATEMAVSVKLAEKAKQLEGIQQWPYQAVADAMECIPRTLIQNAGGDPIRLLSQLRAKHAQGNFTTGIDGDKGKIVDMVSYGIWEPEVIKQQSVKTAIESACLLLRVDDIVSGVRKQE, encoded by the coding sequence ATGCAAGCTCCAGTGGTATTTATGAATGCTTCTCAAGAGAGAACTACCGGTCGTCAGGCCCAAATCTCCAATATCACTGCTGCAAAGGCAGTTGCCGATGTCATTCGAACTTGCTTAGGTCCAAAAGCTATGTTAAAGATGTTATTGGATCCTATGGGCGGTCTTGTGTTGACTAACGATGGCCACGCTATTTTAAGGGAAATTGATGTTGCACATCCAGCAGCTAAATCAATGTTGGAGTTATCCCGTACTCAAGACGAAGAGGTTGGTGACGGGACTACAACAGTTATTATTCTAGCTGGTGAGATTTTAGCTCAGTGTGCACCTTatttgattgaaaaaaatattcaccctgttattattatccaAGCCTTGAAGAAAGCACTGACTGATGCACTAGAAGTTATCAAACAAGTAAGTAAACCTGTCGATGTGGAAAATGATGCCgctatgaaaaaattgattcaaGCCTCTATCGGTACTAAATATGTCATACATTGGTCAGAGAAAATGTGTGAATTAGCTCTAGACGCTGTTAAGACTGTCCGTAAAGACCTGGGACAAACTGTGGAAGGTGAAcctaattttgaaatcgaTATCAAAAGATATGTCCGTGTGGAGAAGATTCCTGGGGGGGATGTTCTAGATTCTCGCGTCTTAAAGGGTGTCTTATTGAACAAGGATGTTGTTCATCCAAAGATGTCCCGTCACATAGAGAATCCACGTGTTGTTCTTTTGGATTGTCCACTAGAATATAAGAAGGGTGAATCTCAAACCAACatagaaattgaaaaggagGAAGATTGGAATAGGATTTTACAAATCGAGGAAGAACAAGTTCAGCTAATGTGTGAACAAATTTTAGCCGTTAGGCCAACACTAGTCATCACTGAAAAAGGTGTTTCAGATCTAGCACAGCATTATTTACTAAAGGGTGGATGTAGTGTTTTAAGAAGAGTGAAGAAATCAGACAATAATAGAATTGCTCGTGTAACTGGTGCAACCATTGTCAATCGTGTAGAGGACTTGAAGGAAAGTGATGTCGGTACAAACTGTGGATTATTCAAAGTAGAAATGATTGGGGACGAATATTTCTCATTTTTGGATAACTGCAAGGAACCAAAAGCTTGTACCATAATGTTACGTGGTGGTTCCAAAGATATATTAAACGAAATAGATCGTAACCTACAAGATGCTATGGCTGTTGCTCGTAATGTGATGTTGAGTCCTTCCTTGTCCCCAGGTGGTGGTGCCACCGAGATGGCAGTTTCTGTCAAATTAGCAGAAAAGGCAAAGCAATTAGAAGGGATCCAGCAATGGCCATACCAAGCTGTAGCTGATGCTATGGAGTGTATTCCACGTACTTTGATACAAAATGCAGGTGGTGATCCTATTAGACTCCTATCCCAACTAAGAGCCAAACACGCACAGGGAAATTTTACAACAGGTATTGATGGTGACAAGGGGAAAATTGTAGATATGGTTAGTTACGGTATTTGGGAACCTGAAGTCATCAAGCAGCAAAGTGTCAAAACCGCTATTGAAAGTGCATGTTTACTATTAAGGgttgatgatattgttAGTGGTGtaagaaaacaagaataa
- the BBC1 gene encoding Bbc1p (Protein possibly involved in assembly of actin patches; interacts with an actin assembly factor Las17p and with the SH3 domains of Type I myosins Myo3p and Myo5p; localized predominantly to cortical actin patches): protein MSEPEVPFKVVAQFPYKSDYEDDLNFEKDQEIIVTSVEDAEWYFGEYQDSNGDVIEGIFPKSFVAVQGSEVGKEAESSPNTGSTEQRTIQPEVEQKDLPEPISPETKKETLSGPVPVPAATVPVPAATVPVPAATAVSAQVQHDSSSGNGERKVPMDSPKLKARLSMFNQDITEQVPLPKSTHLDLENIPVKKTIVADAPKYYVPPGIPTNDTSNLERKKSLKENEKKIVPEPINRAQVESGRIETENDQLKKDLPQMSLKERIALLQEQQRLQAAREEELLRKKAKLEQEHERSAVNKNEPYTETEEAEENEKTEPKPEFTPETEHNEEPQMELLAHKEITKTSREADEGTNDIEKEQFLDEYTKENQKVEESQADEARGENVAEESEIGYGHEDREGDNDEEKEEEDSEENRRAALRERMAKLSGASRFGAPVGFNPFGMASGVGNKPSEEPKKKQHKEKEEEEPEQLQELPRAIPVMPFVDPSSNPFFRKSNLSEKNQPTETKTLDPHATTEHEQKQEHGTHAYHNLAAVDNAHPEYSDHDSDEDTDDHEFEDANDGLRKHSMVEQAFQIGNNESENVNSGEKIYPQEPPISHRTAEVSHDIENSSQNTTGNVLPVSSPQTRVARNGSINSLTKSISGENRRKSINEYHDTVSTNSSALTETAQDISMAAPAAPVLSKVSHPEDKVPPHPVPSAPSAPPVPSAPSVPSAPPVPPAPPALSAPSVPPVPPVPPVSSAPPALSAPSIPPVPPTPPAPPAPPAPLALPKHNEVEEHVKSSAPLPPVSEEYHPMPNTAPPLPRAPPVPPATFEFDSEPTATHSHTAPSPPPHQNVTASTPSMMSTQQRVPTSVLSGAEKESRTLPPHVPSLTNRPVDSFHESDTTPKVASIRRSTTHDVGEISNNVKIEFNAQERWWINKSAPPAISNLKLNFLMEIDDHFISKRLHQKWVVRDFYFLFENYSQLRFSLTFNSTSPEKTVTTLQERFPSPVETQSARILDEYAQRFNAKVVEKSHSLINSHIGAKNFVSQIVSEFKDEVIQPIGARTFGATILSYKPEEGIEQLMKSLQKIKPGDILVIRKAKFEAHKKIGKNEIINVGMDSAAPYSSVVTDYDFTKNKFRVIENHEGKIIQNSYKLSHMKSGKLKVFRIVARGYVGW from the coding sequence ATGAGTGAACCCGAAGTGCCCTTCAAGGTGGTGGCTCAGTTCCCATACAAGTCCGATTACGAGGACGatttaaattttgaaaaagatcaaGAGATTATTGTTACGTCTGTTGAAGACGCCGAATGGTACTTTGGTGAATACCAGGATTCAAATGGCGACGTTATTGAGGGTATCTTCCCGAAAAGTTTTGTTGCTGTTCAGGGATCTGAAGTTGGAAAGGAAGCCGAATCATCTCCGAATACCGGTTCCACTGAGCAACGTACAATCCAGCCGGAAGTAGAACAAAAGGACCTACCAGAGCCCATTTCCCCTGAAacgaagaaagaaactctGTCCGGGCCAGTGCCAGTTCCAGCCGCTACAGTGCCAGTTCCAGCCGCTACAGTGCCAGTTCCAGCCGCTACAGCAGTATCAGCACAGGTCCAGCATGATAGTAGTAGTGGTAATGGCGAAAGAAAAGTTCCCATGGATTCTCCAAAATTGAAGGCTCGCTTATCTATGTTTAATCAAGATATAACGGAGCAAGTTCCTTTACCAAAATCAACTCACTTGGATTTAGAAAACATACCtgtgaaaaaaacaattgTGGCAGATGCTCCTAAATACTATGTCCCCCCTGGAATTCCAACAAATGATACGTCCAATCttgaaaggaaaaagtcCCTAAaggaaaacgaaaaaaagattGTTCCCGAACCAATTAATCGTGCACAGGTGGAAAGTGGAAGAATAGAAACTGAGAATGACCAATTAAAGAAGGATTTGCCCCAGATGAGCCttaaagaaagaattgCTCTTTTACAGGAGCAACAAAGATTACAGGCTGcaagagaagaagaactcTTGAGAAAAAAGGCTAAGCTCGAACAAGAACATGAACGTAGTGCGGTTAACAAGAATGAGCCCTATACGGAAACtgaagaagcagaagaaaatgaaaaaactgAACCGAAACCTGAATTTACGCCTGAAACTGAGCACAACGAGGAACCGCAAATGGAATTATTGGCACATAAAGAGATTACTAAAACCTCACGCGAAGCAGATGAAGGCACGAATGACATAGAGAAAGAACAATTTTTAGATGAGTACACAAAGGAAAATCAGAAAGTTGAGGAGTCACAAGCAGACGAGGCAAGAGGAGAAAATGTTGCTGAGGAAAGCGAAATAGGTTACGGCCATGAAGACAGAGAGGGAGATAATGatgaggaaaaagaagaggaagataGTGAAGAGAATCGTAGGGCCGCATTGAGAGAAAGAATGGCTAAACTATCTGGCGCTAGTAGATTCGGTGCTCCTGTTGGTTTTAACCCCTTCGGTATGGCTTCTGGAGTTGGAAATAAACCATCAGAAGAgccgaaaaagaaacagcATAAGGAgaaggaggaggaggaaCCTGAACAGCTCCAAGAACTACCTCGTGCCATACCTGTTATGCCATTTGTTGACCCAAGTTCTAACCCATTTTTTAGGAAATCAAATCTAAGTGAGAAGAATCAACCCACTGAAACAAAGACGCTAGATCCTCATGCAACCACAGAGCATGAACAGAAGCAAGAACATGGTACACACGCCTATCACAATTTAGCTGCTGTTGATAATGCACATCCCGAATACTCTGACCATGATTCTGATGAAGATACTGACGACCACGAGTTTGAGGATGCAAACGATGGGTTGAGAAAGCATTCGATGGTGGAGCAAGCTTTTCAGATAGGTAATAATGAGTCAGAGAATGTTAATTCCggagaaaaaatttaccCTCAAGAACCACCAATCTCCCACCGTACTGCAGAAGTATCAcatgatattgaaaattcaTCACAAAACACAACTGGAAATGTTTTGCCTGTCTCTTCCCCACAAACAAGAGTTGCTCGCAACGGGTCGATAAATTCTTTGACTAAATCCATTTCAGGGGAAAATCGGCGGAAATCCATAAACGAGTATCATGATACAGTTTCCACTAATTCATCTGCATTAACAGAAACCGCTCAAGATATTTCGATGGCAGCTCCAGCAGCTCCAGTTCTAAGTAAGGTGTCACATCCTGAGGACAAGGTGCCACCTCACCCAGTGCCTTCTGCACCCTCTGCACCTCCAGTACCCTCTGCACCTTCAGTACCCTCTGCACCTCCAGTACCTCCAGCACCTCCAGCACTCTCTGCACCTTCAGTACCCCCAGTACCCCCAGTACCTCCAGTATCTTCAGCACCTCCAGCACTCTCAGCACCTTCAATACCTCCAGTACCTCCAACACCTCCAGCACCTCCAGCACCTCCAGCGCCTCTTGCGCTGCCTAAACACAATGAAGTAGAAGAACATGTCAAGTCATCTGCTCCCCTTCCACCTGTATCCGAGGAATATCATCCTATGCCAAATACTGCTCCGCCACTTCCACGTGCACCACCAGTACCACCGGCtacttttgaatttgactCTGAACCAACAGCCACTCATTCACATACAGCTCCTTCTCCTCCACCACATCAAAATGTCACGGCCTCTACACCTTCAATGATGAGTACGCAACAACGTGTGCCAACCTCAGTACTATCTGGGgcagaaaaagaatcacGAACCCTACCGCCCCATGTGCCTTCATTGACGAATCGTCCTGTGGATTCATTCCATGAGTCAGATACTACACCGAAGGTGGCCTCTATAAGAAGGTCAACGACGCATGATGTAGGCGAGATTTCCAACAACGTCAAGATAGAGTTTAATGCACAAGAAAGATGGTGGATTAATAAAAGCGCACCTCCTGCTATAAGCAATCTGAAGTTGAACTTTTTGATGGAGATCGATGATCATTTCATTTCCAAAAGATTACATCAAAAATGGGTGGTAAGGGATTTTTACTTCTTGTTTGAAAACTATTCGCAACTAAGATTCTCCTTGACCTTTAATAGTACAAGCCCAGAGAAAACGGTAACGACTCTTCAAGAACGCTTTCCATCGCCAGTCGAAACACAATCAGCACGTATTCTTGATGAATACGCTCAAAGGTTTAATGCGAAAGTTGTAGAGAAATCTCATTCATTGATAAATTCACATATTGGGGCTAAGAATTTCGTGTCACAAATTGTATCCGAATTCAAAGACGAAGTTATACAACCCATAGGAGCAAGAACGTTTGGCGCAACTATATTGAGTTATAAACCTGAAGAAGGAATCGAACAGTTGATGAAGAGCTTACAGAAGATTAAACCAGGTGACATTCTTGTAATTAGAAAGGCCAAATTTGAAGCTCATAAAAAGATCGGAAAAAACGAAATTATCAACGTTGGAATGGACTCCGCCGCTCCGTATTCGAGTGTTGTTACTGATTATGATTTTACAAAGAATAAGTTTAGAGTTATCGAAAATCACGAGGGAAAGATTATTCAAAACAGCTACAAGCTAAGCCATATGAAAAGTGGGAAGTTAAAGGTTTTCAGAATTGTTGCGAGAGGATACGTAGGTTGGTAA